GATGAGATCGCTTCAGCTTTTGCTCAACTTCCTCAGAAAGTCATCTGGAGGTATAAAGGCAGCAGACCATCCACTCTGGGCAACAACACTTTACTAGTGGACTGGATGCCTCAAAGTGACCTTTTAGGACATCCTAAGACAAAACTGTTTGTGGCTCATGGAGGAACAAACGGTGTTCAAGAGGCTATATATTATGGAGTTCCTATAATTGGACTTCCATTGATCTTTGATCAACGTGATAATCTACTTAGAATTAAAGTCAGAGGAGCAGGGAAGATAGTAGATTTTTCTACTATGAATGAAGACATTTTCTTTCAGGCTATCCAGAAAGTCCTGACTGAGCCCTCCTACAGGATGAACATGCAGAGACTGTCCCGGCTGCACAGAGATCAGCCAATAAAACCGATGGATAACGCCCTCTTCTGGATCGAGTTTGTCATGAGACACAAAAGTGCAGCTCACCTGAGAACCGAGTCGTACAGAATGCCCTGGTATTCCTACCACTCTGTGGATGTGATGCTTGTCTTAGCTGGAGTTGTGCTGATTATTCTGTTCACCTTTGCTGCCTTCATTAAATGTCTATGCTCTGCATGCCTGAAAAGGAAAAGTAAACGTgattaaagagaaataaagcaGCAATCAAACTGAAATCTCAACTAGAAATATGCTTGAATGTAACttttaaatatgcaaaacataaaatattagcgaccagtccagggtgtcctctgcgtTTACatgaagtcagctgggatagactccagcccgcCACactcctaatgaggattaagaagTGTACagatgatggacggatggatggaaatgaaaatattagtttgGTTCACTCAAGTGAGTTGCAAAAATAGATCTGATTcttatcaaaatgaaaacaaatataaatcatTCAATATTTTGTGATTCTTTATTTTATCAGCAAGGGAGAACACACATGCTTAAGGCTGATTGTATTTGATTCAGTGTTTA
This genomic interval from Acanthochromis polyacanthus isolate Apoly-LR-REF ecotype Palm Island chromosome 2, KAUST_Apoly_ChrSc, whole genome shotgun sequence contains the following:
- the LOC110964650 gene encoding UDP-glucuronosyltransferase 2A2-like isoform X3; the encoded protein is MIDADIWLVRVDFVFEFPRPTMPNVVYMEGFQCKPAKPLPQHFEEFVQSSGEHGVIIMSLGTLIAELPHDLADEIASAFAQLPQKVIWRYKGSRPSTLGNNTLLVDWMPQSDLLGHPKTKLFVAHGGTNGVQEAIYYGVPIIGLPLIFDQRDNLLRIKVRGAGKIVDFSTMNEDIFFQAIQKVLTEPSYRMNMQRLSRLHRDQPIKPMDNALFWIEFVMRHKSAAHLRTESYRMPWYSYHSVDVMLVLAGVVLIILFTFAAFIKCLCSACLKRKSKRD